A region from the Paludicola sp. MB14-C6 genome encodes:
- a CDS encoding endonuclease domain-containing protein, whose translation MYDYNKKLVVRAKQLRKEMTKQEHHLWYDFLRGLSVKVYKQKVIGNYIVDFYCDKAKLVIELDGSQHFTEMAMDYDKERTAILSNLGITVIRFTNQEVEEQFEVVCEKINSLITLSDS comes from the coding sequence ATGTATGACTATAATAAAAAGCTGGTTGTAAGAGCAAAACAATTAAGAAAAGAAATGACAAAGCAAGAGCATCATTTGTGGTATGATTTTTTACGAGGTTTATCAGTCAAAGTGTATAAACAAAAAGTGATAGGAAATTATATTGTAGATTTTTATTGTGATAAAGCAAAGCTCGTTATTGAACTAGATGGTAGCCAGCATTTTACTGAAATGGCAATGGATTATGATAAAGAAAGAACAGCAATATTATCAAATTTAGGTATAACCGTAATACGGTTTACCAATCAAGAAGTGGAAGAACAATTTGAAGTTGTATGCGAAAAAATAAATTCGTTAATTACCCTCTCAGACAGCTAA
- a CDS encoding Ig-like domain-containing protein: protein MKKKILATLLAVCLCVGIAIPAVFAAATNPLAISTLKVDKASYAIGVSAATAGEDVTIVAKATGADGKDLKLEGVEFKVTSDNQLVVPDAATLTCLSGDDAGKIVIPVGTKLGKANVTIAANGLKATTAIEIAADVYPTSVTVKESKTVVATTYAEKEAKFEYVVSPSNTNIPVVATWDASVAGMATNGTFTATDATAAGAYNAKVKLTFTGKDGKPAELAAVGVLNVVKAENVKTISLPASMDVVAGQKAKAPTVTYNPANANAGKVITWVIENETEKTKEVATIDTKTGEITGVGAGSVIVVATTAGNVSDKIQVNVVGAIKATKVTLDKAAADLEVAKTLTLKATIDPSNSNDKVEWSTSDAAIATVKDGVVTGVKAGTATITVKVGEQTAKCVVTVKAAAPVAPSKPSKNPQTGDSLFANLF, encoded by the coding sequence ATGAAAAAGAAAATCCTTGCAACCCTTTTAGCTGTTTGCCTATGCGTAGGCATTGCTATTCCTGCAGTTTTTGCTGCTGCAACAAATCCTCTAGCTATTTCAACTTTAAAAGTTGACAAAGCTAGTTATGCAATCGGTGTTTCTGCAGCAACAGCTGGTGAAGATGTTACTATCGTAGCTAAAGCAACAGGTGCAGACGGTAAAGATCTAAAATTAGAAGGTGTTGAATTTAAAGTAACATCTGATAACCAATTAGTTGTTCCAGATGCTGCGACACTAACTTGTCTCAGTGGTGATGATGCTGGTAAAATCGTAATTCCAGTTGGAACAAAATTAGGTAAAGCTAACGTAACAATTGCAGCTAATGGCTTAAAAGCTACTACTGCTATTGAAATTGCTGCTGATGTTTACCCAACAAGTGTAACTGTTAAAGAATCAAAAACAGTTGTTGCAACAACATATGCTGAAAAAGAAGCAAAATTTGAGTATGTTGTTTCTCCATCAAACACTAATATCCCTGTAGTTGCTACATGGGACGCTTCTGTTGCTGGTATGGCTACTAATGGAACATTCACAGCAACTGATGCTACAGCCGCTGGTGCTTACAATGCTAAAGTTAAATTAACTTTCACTGGTAAAGACGGTAAACCTGCAGAATTAGCTGCTGTTGGCGTTCTTAACGTTGTTAAAGCTGAAAATGTTAAAACTATTTCTCTTCCAGCTTCTATGGATGTTGTTGCTGGTCAAAAAGCTAAAGCTCCTACTGTAACTTATAATCCAGCAAATGCAAATGCTGGTAAAGTAATCACTTGGGTAATAGAAAACGAAACTGAGAAAACTAAAGAAGTTGCTACAATTGATACAAAGACTGGTGAAATCACTGGTGTAGGCGCTGGTTCAGTAATTGTTGTTGCTACTACTGCTGGTAATGTTTCTGATAAAATCCAAGTTAATGTAGTTGGTGCTATTAAAGCAACTAAAGTTACTTTAGATAAAGCTGCTGCTGATTTAGAAGTTGCTAAAACTCTAACTCTAAAAGCAACAATTGACCCATCAAACTCAAATGATAAAGTTGAATGGTCTACTTCTGACGCTGCAATCGCTACAGTTAAAGATGGCGTTGTAACTGGTGTTAAAGCTGGTACAGCTACAATTACAGTTAAAGTTGGCGAACAAACTGCTAAATGTGTAGTAACAGTTAAAGCTGCTGCTCCTGTAGCTCCAAGCAAACCATCTAAGAACCCACAAACTGGTGATAGCTTATTTGCAAACTTATTCTAA
- a CDS encoding type I phosphomannose isomerase catalytic subunit, translating to MYPLKLTAPLKDYIWGGTKLKTDYNKQTDLQKVAESWELSCHKDGNSIIANGEYAGKTLVEYIEQNGKAVLGTNCDRFENFPILIKLIDAKDNLSVQVHPENEYALRVEGEYGKTEMWYIVDCEEGASLLYGFKHDISKEEFKQRIENNTLLEVCNKVEVKKGDVFFIDAGTLHAIGSGILIAEIQQNSNTTYRIYDYGRVGVDGKPRELHVDKAIDVTNLCPPTKPTTPQGKTEKYDGYTKTLLSTCEYFTVYALDIELKADFNVDNTSFQSVLCLEGTLVLSSENGTITLQKGDSVFLPANYGNYTLQGKANVVLTMV from the coding sequence ATGTATCCATTAAAGCTAACTGCGCCATTAAAAGACTATATTTGGGGCGGAACAAAGCTAAAAACTGATTATAATAAACAAACTGATTTACAAAAGGTAGCTGAAAGCTGGGAACTATCTTGTCATAAAGACGGTAACTCCATCATAGCAAACGGCGAATATGCTGGGAAAACATTGGTTGAATATATCGAGCAAAATGGGAAAGCTGTATTAGGAACGAATTGTGATCGCTTTGAAAACTTTCCGATTCTAATTAAGCTAATTGATGCAAAGGACAACCTTTCCGTACAAGTTCACCCTGAAAACGAATATGCATTACGTGTTGAAGGGGAATATGGAAAAACGGAAATGTGGTATATCGTGGATTGTGAAGAAGGAGCAAGCTTGCTTTACGGCTTCAAACATGATATTTCAAAAGAGGAATTTAAACAAAGAATTGAAAACAATACCTTATTAGAGGTATGTAATAAAGTTGAAGTGAAAAAGGGCGATGTATTCTTTATTGATGCCGGAACACTTCACGCAATCGGCAGTGGCATTTTAATTGCTGAAATTCAACAAAACTCTAACACTACTTATCGTATTTACGATTACGGTAGAGTAGGCGTTGACGGCAAACCTCGTGAACTACATGTTGATAAGGCGATTGATGTAACAAATTTATGCCCACCAACTAAACCAACAACTCCACAAGGTAAAACAGAGAAATATGATGGTTATACAAAAACATTACTATCTACTTGTGAATATTTTACTGTATATGCATTGGACATTGAATTAAAAGCAGATTTTAATGTGGACAACACTTCTTTCCAATCTGTACTTTGCTTAGAGGGAACTTTGGTATTATCAAGCGAAAACGGTACGATTACGCTGCAAAAAGGCGATAGCGTATTTTTACCTGCTAATTATGGTAACTATACATTACAAGGCAAAGCAAATGTTGTTTTAACAATGGTGTAA
- a CDS encoding endonuclease domain-containing protein yields MRKHNPKLTPRAKELRKGMTPQEKRLWYNYLNQLPIRFLRQKIICNYIVDFYCAKLKLAIEIDGTQHFTQDAIQYDIQRTHILNTYDIEVIRFNNHEVDNNFYSVCGKIDYIIKKRGNNLASLEKGRGTACGGGIK; encoded by the coding sequence ATGAGAAAACATAACCCTAAATTGACACCAAGAGCAAAAGAACTCCGAAAGGGAATGACACCTCAAGAAAAAAGGTTATGGTACAATTATTTGAATCAATTACCTATTCGCTTTCTCCGCCAAAAAATAATATGTAATTATATTGTTGATTTTTACTGCGCTAAGTTAAAATTAGCAATAGAAATCGATGGCACACAACATTTTACACAAGATGCAATTCAATATGATATTCAGCGAACACATATTTTGAATACTTATGATATAGAGGTTATTCGCTTTAATAATCATGAAGTCGATAATAATTTTTATAGTGTTTGTGGTAAGATTGACTATATTATCAAAAAACGTGGAAATAATCTTGCCTCCCTTGAAAAAGGGAGGGGGACCGCTTGCGGTGGTGGGATAAAATAA
- a CDS encoding ROK family protein has translation MKYYLGIDLGGTNIAAGVVDENYKIIAQASVRTNSPRPADDIADDMAFVAMEALKKAEIDMNDIEWVGVGAPGSINQDTGIVEYSNNLGFLDVPLKKMLEERMQKTVYIENDANAAAYGEYKAGSAKSVDISVMVTLGTGVGGGIVINNKIYTGFNYCGAELGHAVIKLDGRPCTCGRRGCLEAYASATGLIQTTKELMQENKDSALWEICGGDISRVNGRTAFDGVRQDDATAKKVVDLYVKQLACGITNIINIFQPDMLCIGGGISREGDNLLNPLKEIINQEVYSRNSERNTKIVVATLGNDAGIIGAALLGLSH, from the coding sequence ATGAAATACTATTTAGGAATTGACTTAGGCGGTACCAATATCGCTGCCGGTGTAGTAGATGAAAACTACAAAATAATTGCTCAAGCAAGCGTAAGAACAAATAGCCCTCGTCCTGCTGACGATATAGCAGATGATATGGCTTTTGTTGCAATGGAAGCATTGAAAAAAGCCGAAATTGATATGAACGATATTGAGTGGGTTGGTGTAGGCGCACCAGGTTCTATTAACCAAGATACAGGAATTGTTGAATATTCCAATAACCTTGGTTTCTTAGATGTTCCTTTAAAGAAAATGCTAGAAGAAAGAATGCAAAAGACCGTTTACATTGAAAACGATGCCAATGCAGCAGCTTATGGTGAATATAAAGCAGGAAGCGCAAAAAGCGTTGACATTTCTGTAATGGTTACTTTGGGAACAGGCGTTGGCGGCGGTATCGTTATCAACAACAAGATTTATACGGGCTTTAACTATTGTGGTGCAGAACTTGGTCATGCCGTTATTAAATTGGATGGTAGACCATGTACTTGTGGCCGTCGTGGCTGCTTAGAAGCATATGCAAGCGCAACAGGTTTAATTCAAACAACAAAAGAGCTTATGCAAGAGAATAAAGATTCAGCACTATGGGAAATTTGCGGTGGCGACATTAGCCGTGTAAATGGTAGAACTGCGTTTGACGGTGTGCGTCAAGACGATGCAACAGCAAAAAAAGTAGTTGATTTATATGTAAAACAGCTTGCTTGCGGTATTACAAATATCATTAATATCTTCCAACCGGATATGTTATGTATCGGTGGAGGTATTAGCCGTGAGGGTGATAATTTATTAAATCCATTAAAAGAAATTATCAATCAAGAAGTATATTCAAGAAACAGCGAACGAAACACCAAAATTGTTGTTGCTACATTAGGAAATGATGCAGGAATTATTGGTGCTGCATTATTAGGTTTATCACACTAA
- the glyA gene encoding serine hydroxymethyltransferase yields MYKEMLDTIGYVGQYDEDVAKAMNLELKRQRRNIELIASENIVSPAVMAAMGSVLTNKYAEGYPSKRYYGGCECVDIVENIAIERAKKLFGAEHANVQPHSGAQANLAVYFGLLEHGDTILGMNLAHGGHLTHGSPVNMSGKYFNFIPYGVDDVTNTIDYDKLEALAKEHKPKMIVAGASAYPREIDFKRISEIAKSVDAYFMVDMAHIAGLVAAGLHISPVPYADVVTTTTHKTLRGPRGGMILCKEELAMKINKAIFPGTQGGPLMHVIAAKAVCFGEALTDDFKQYQKTVVENAKALADALMAKGFKLLSNGTDNHLMLLDLRNFDITGKELEKRLDEVYITVNKNAIPNDPQSPFITSGIRIGTPAITSRGMVPADMEIIADCIYKTATDFENTADEVRKTVDALCAKYPLYE; encoded by the coding sequence ATGTACAAAGAAATGCTAGATACAATTGGTTATGTAGGCCAATACGATGAAGATGTTGCAAAAGCAATGAATCTTGAATTAAAACGTCAACGTAGAAATATTGAATTGATTGCAAGTGAGAATATTGTTTCTCCTGCAGTTATGGCTGCAATGGGCTCTGTTTTAACCAATAAATATGCAGAAGGATACCCATCAAAGCGTTACTATGGCGGATGTGAATGCGTTGATATTGTAGAAAATATCGCAATCGAACGTGCGAAGAAGTTGTTTGGTGCAGAACACGCAAACGTGCAACCTCATTCCGGTGCGCAAGCGAACCTTGCTGTTTATTTTGGATTATTGGAACATGGCGATACCATTTTAGGTATGAATCTCGCTCATGGCGGCCATTTAACACATGGATCTCCTGTTAACATGAGCGGTAAATATTTTAATTTTATTCCATATGGCGTAGATGATGTAACCAATACAATTGATTATGATAAGTTAGAAGCTTTGGCAAAAGAACATAAACCAAAGATGATCGTAGCTGGAGCAAGTGCATACCCAAGAGAAATTGATTTTAAACGTATTAGCGAGATAGCAAAAAGCGTTGACGCTTATTTCATGGTAGATATGGCTCATATCGCAGGCTTAGTAGCAGCAGGATTGCATATTTCACCTGTGCCGTATGCAGATGTTGTAACAACTACAACTCATAAAACACTGAGGGGCCCTCGTGGTGGCATGATTCTTTGTAAAGAAGAGCTTGCAATGAAAATTAACAAAGCAATTTTCCCTGGTACTCAAGGTGGTCCTTTAATGCATGTGATTGCTGCAAAAGCTGTGTGCTTTGGCGAGGCGTTAACGGATGATTTTAAACAATATCAAAAGACAGTTGTGGAAAATGCGAAAGCACTAGCAGATGCTTTAATGGCAAAAGGCTTTAAGTTGCTTTCAAATGGAACAGATAATCATTTAATGCTCCTTGATTTAAGAAACTTTGATATTACAGGTAAAGAGTTGGAAAAACGTTTAGATGAAGTATATATTACAGTTAATAAAAATGCAATTCCAAATGATCCACAAAGTCCATTTATAACAAGTGGTATTCGTATTGGTACTCCTGCAATTACAAGCAGAGGAATGGTTCCTGCTGATATGGAGATTATCGCAGATTGTATTTATAAAACAGCAACTGATTTTGAAAACACAGCTGATGAAGTAAGAAAAACTGTCGACGCATTGTGTGCAAAATATCCATTATACGAATAA
- a CDS encoding alpha/beta hydrolase — protein MAFFRGDFTSNELQMNTSINVIIPQGMNNNELNVVYLLHGLSDNCTGWTRLTSIERYANEHKVAIVMPEVQRSYYTDMKYGLNYFSYVSKELIQFVGSMFHLSTKRENTYVAGLSMGGYGAMKCAFSRPEQYAACAAFSAVCDINNTIKERMPAANLNELYAILGQELRIDNKDDLFYLSTKCNEACEKPRIFMTCGTSDMLYPQNKKLQAHLESLDFDYTFKEWEGNHTWDFWDTSVKMALEFFFGKPTSGTATPLSDGVEK, from the coding sequence ATGGCTTTTTTTAGAGGGGATTTTACATCAAATGAATTGCAAATGAATACAAGTATCAATGTAATTATTCCGCAAGGAATGAATAATAATGAGCTTAATGTAGTTTATTTATTACATGGATTATCTGATAATTGTACAGGATGGACAAGACTAACAAGTATTGAGCGTTATGCCAATGAGCATAAGGTCGCTATTGTTATGCCTGAGGTACAACGTAGTTATTATACTGATATGAAATATGGGCTGAATTATTTTAGCTATGTATCAAAAGAGCTTATTCAATTTGTAGGTTCTATGTTCCATCTATCTACTAAAAGAGAAAATACTTATGTAGCTGGCCTTTCAATGGGTGGATATGGTGCGATGAAATGTGCATTTTCAAGACCGGAGCAATACGCAGCCTGTGCAGCTTTTTCTGCGGTTTGTGATATAAACAACACCATTAAAGAAAGAATGCCTGCTGCAAATTTGAATGAGTTATATGCTATATTAGGACAAGAGTTGAGAATTGACAATAAAGATGATTTGTTTTATTTATCAACAAAATGTAATGAAGCTTGTGAAAAACCTAGAATATTCATGACTTGTGGAACATCAGATATGTTATATCCACAAAACAAAAAATTACAAGCTCATTTAGAATCACTTGATTTTGATTATACTTTCAAAGAATGGGAAGGCAATCATACTTGGGATTTTTGGGATACTTCAGTGAAAATGGCGTTAGAATTTTTCTTTGGAAAGCCAACAAGCGGAACAGCAACTCCATTATCTGATGGAGTTGAAAAATAG
- a CDS encoding replication-associated recombination protein A gives MATPLAELIRPKSLDDVVGQPHLLGIGKPLRRIIESGHIPNMIFYGSSGIGKTTVARIIAEKTNMRLHKLNGTSCSTADIKAIVEELDTIVGHNGILLYLDEIQYLNKKQQQSLLEHIENGNITLIASTTENPYFYIYNAILSRSTVFEFKPVTPDEIRKAVTRAFSLLEQQYSQKAIVEENVVEHIAQTCGGDVRKSMNAAELCYLSANINENGEREVTLELAEMLAQKSSMKYDRDGDQHYEILSALQKSVRGSDENAALHYLARLMEAGDLISACRRILVMASEDVGLAYPQAIPIVKACCDMARELGLPEARIPLADAVVLLATAPKSNSAYNGINSAMIDVQKGLAGDIPSHLKNAHYDAETKSLSGAKGYKYPHEFKNHFVKQQYLPNELKDRVYYSFGENKNEQAAKAYRMKIIKE, from the coding sequence ATGGCGACACCATTAGCAGAATTAATTCGACCAAAATCGTTAGACGACGTTGTGGGGCAACCACATCTTTTAGGAATAGGGAAACCGCTCAGAAGAATTATTGAATCCGGTCATATTCCGAATATGATATTTTATGGTTCTTCGGGTATTGGAAAGACAACGGTAGCACGCATTATTGCAGAGAAAACCAATATGCGGTTGCATAAATTGAATGGAACAAGTTGTTCAACAGCTGATATAAAAGCAATTGTAGAAGAGTTGGATACCATTGTAGGGCATAACGGTATTTTATTGTATCTTGACGAGATACAATATCTGAACAAAAAGCAGCAGCAATCTTTACTGGAGCATATAGAAAACGGAAATATTACTTTAATTGCTTCAACAACTGAAAACCCATATTTTTATATTTATAATGCAATTTTAAGCCGAAGTACGGTATTTGAGTTTAAACCCGTTACTCCCGATGAAATTCGTAAGGCGGTTACAAGGGCATTTTCTCTTTTAGAACAACAATATAGTCAGAAAGCGATTGTTGAAGAAAATGTGGTTGAACATATTGCTCAAACCTGTGGCGGCGATGTACGAAAGTCAATGAATGCAGCCGAATTATGTTATTTATCGGCAAATATAAATGAAAATGGCGAACGGGAAGTAACTCTAGAATTAGCGGAAATGCTTGCCCAAAAAAGCTCAATGAAATATGATCGAGATGGAGATCAACATTACGAAATTTTATCTGCTTTACAAAAGTCTGTAAGAGGTTCGGATGAAAATGCAGCATTACATTATCTAGCTAGGTTAATGGAAGCAGGAGATTTAATCTCTGCATGTCGTAGGATATTAGTTATGGCAAGTGAGGATGTTGGATTAGCATATCCTCAAGCAATTCCGATTGTAAAAGCTTGTTGTGATATGGCGAGGGAGCTTGGATTGCCGGAAGCACGGATTCCGTTAGCCGATGCGGTTGTATTATTAGCAACTGCACCAAAATCAAATTCGGCCTATAATGGAATTAACAGTGCAATGATAGACGTACAAAAAGGATTAGCTGGTGATATTCCATCACATTTAAAAAATGCACATTATGATGCAGAAACAAAGTCTTTGTCAGGGGCAAAGGGATACAAATATCCACATGAGTTTAAGAATCATTTTGTGAAGCAACAGTATTTACCGAATGAATTGAAAGACAGGGTTTATTACAGTTTTGGTGAGAATAAAAACGAGCAAGCGGCAAAAGCTTATCGAATGAAAATTATAAAGGAGTAA
- a CDS encoding acyl-CoA thioesterase encodes MVSKSQITVRYAETDQMGIAHHSVYPIWFEVARTDFIKKIGMTYTEMEKAGIMLPLAELQCKYIFPTHYEDELTVEVYIKALTPARIEFAYTVYRYGEDNPVATGSTLHAWTDTNKRIVNMKRYHNDIYELIEKAFE; translated from the coding sequence ATGGTTTCTAAGAGTCAGATTACTGTTCGCTATGCAGAAACGGATCAAATGGGTATTGCACATCATTCTGTATATCCAATTTGGTTTGAAGTTGCAAGAACGGATTTTATAAAGAAAATAGGTATGACTTATACCGAGATGGAGAAAGCGGGAATTATGCTTCCACTAGCAGAATTACAATGTAAGTATATTTTTCCAACACATTACGAGGATGAACTTACAGTTGAAGTATATATAAAAGCATTAACACCAGCTCGCATTGAGTTTGCTTATACAGTATATCGGTATGGTGAAGATAACCCAGTTGCAACTGGTTCGACTTTACATGCCTGGACAGATACGAACAAAAGAATAGTAAATATGAAGCGATATCATAATGATATATATGAGTTGATTGAAAAGGCATTTGAATAA
- a CDS encoding flavodoxin domain-containing protein, giving the protein MKSIILYASKYGSTKTCAEALAKKLHGDVELIQIANDTIPNLNSYDHIILGSPIKMGTIDPKIRAFCKEHEEALFQHNVAMFICSAIESQIDVALKASIPQKLYDHIHPIQYVGGIMDAKHAKFFDKMIINLAAFSMKKEGKALPQIEYGNIEALANSINAQ; this is encoded by the coding sequence ATGAAAAGTATTATTCTTTATGCCTCAAAGTATGGAAGTACGAAAACTTGTGCAGAAGCTTTAGCTAAAAAGCTTCATGGTGATGTTGAGTTGATTCAAATCGCAAATGACACCATTCCCAATTTAAATTCTTATGATCATATTATATTAGGAAGCCCAATTAAAATGGGCACTATCGATCCAAAAATCCGTGCTTTTTGCAAGGAACACGAAGAAGCTTTATTTCAACACAATGTAGCAATGTTTATTTGTAGCGCAATTGAAAGTCAAATTGATGTAGCTTTAAAAGCAAGTATACCTCAAAAGTTATATGACCACATTCACCCCATTCAATATGTCGGCGGAATAATGGATGCGAAACACGCTAAATTCTTTGATAAAATGATTATTAACTTGGCTGCTTTCTCAATGAAAAAAGAGGGTAAAGCATTACCACAAATCGAATATGGCAATATAGAGGCTTTAGCCAATAGCATTAACGCACAATAA
- a CDS encoding ribose-phosphate diphosphokinase: MNLHGKDIKIFTANSNKHVAEQIAKSLGLPLGQSEVKTFSDGEISVSIKESVRGSDVFVVQSTSQPVNNNLMELLIMCDAFRRASAGRITAVIPYFGYARQDRKSRARDPITAKLVADLIVAAGADRVLTMDLHAAQIQGFFNVPVDHLLGVPILAPHFVEKFKDCKDEIIVVSPDLGSVTRARNFADKIDAPLAIVDKRRPQANVCEVMNIIGDVKDKKVILVDDMIDTAGTLCNAASAIIEKGGAKEVYACATHGVLSGPAIDRIQNSVIKEVIILDTIELPTEKQIDKIVQLEVAPVFAQAIERIYQDKPVSPLFG, from the coding sequence ATGAATTTACACGGTAAGGATATTAAAATTTTTACAGCAAACTCGAACAAACATGTAGCAGAACAAATTGCAAAAAGCTTAGGTCTTCCACTCGGTCAATCTGAAGTAAAAACTTTTAGTGATGGAGAAATCTCTGTCAGCATTAAAGAATCTGTTCGTGGTTCCGATGTGTTTGTTGTACAATCAACCTCCCAACCTGTAAACAACAATTTAATGGAACTTCTCATCATGTGCGATGCTTTTAGACGTGCATCAGCCGGTAGAATTACAGCGGTTATCCCTTATTTTGGTTACGCAAGACAAGATAGAAAATCAAGAGCTCGTGATCCAATTACAGCAAAACTGGTTGCTGATTTGATTGTGGCTGCCGGTGCAGATCGTGTTCTTACTATGGATTTACATGCAGCACAAATTCAAGGTTTCTTTAATGTTCCCGTTGATCACTTATTAGGTGTTCCGATTTTAGCTCCACATTTTGTTGAAAAATTTAAAGACTGTAAAGATGAAATCATTGTCGTTTCTCCTGACTTAGGTTCTGTTACACGTGCAAGAAATTTTGCAGACAAAATTGATGCTCCTTTAGCTATCGTTGATAAACGCAGACCACAAGCAAACGTTTGTGAGGTTATGAATATTATTGGTGATGTAAAAGATAAAAAGGTAATCTTAGTAGATGACATGATTGATACTGCAGGAACTCTTTGTAATGCGGCATCTGCTATCATCGAAAAAGGTGGCGCAAAAGAAGTTTATGCTTGCGCTACACATGGTGTATTATCAGGTCCTGCAATCGACCGTATTCAAAATAGTGTAATTAAAGAAGTTATCATTTTGGATACGATTGAATTACCTACAGAAAAGCAAATTGATAAAATTGTTCAATTAGAAGTTGCTCCTGTCTTTGCACAAGCAATTGAGCGTATTTATCAAGATAAACCAGTTTCTCCACTATTCGGATAA
- the glmU gene encoding bifunctional UDP-N-acetylglucosamine diphosphorylase/glucosamine-1-phosphate N-acetyltransferase GlmU, translating into MSNKSAIILAAGKGTRMKSDLPKVLCEVLFKPMINWVIDACHNADINNICAVTGYKSELVENILEDNISTAIQKEQKGTGHAVMMAKNFLEKNIDGDVIVLCGDAPFMDSTTIQNAYDMHKKQNNAITVITARLDDPTGYGRIVRNRYGLERIVEQKDASNNELLINEVNSGAYWFNVKYLLEVLFDIDDSNSQGEYYLPDTIALSLAKGRKVNAYISDNPDVILGANSRRDLCNLNAIANRRVIDNHFDNGVEFVSLDGVLISPEVKIGKGTVILPSTILKGTTEIGSGCSIGPNSLVQNSKIENNVVFNASQCYNSFIASNVTIGPFCHIRPNSTIKEGVHLGDFVEIKNSVVGENTHVSHLTYVGDSDVGKNVNFGCGVVTVNYNGKTKARCTIEDDAFIGCNTNLVAPVKVGKRGYTAAGSTITEDVPDASLAIARSRQINKEGYNK; encoded by the coding sequence ATGTCTAATAAATCTGCTATTATTTTAGCTGCCGGTAAAGGTACACGCATGAAGTCGGATTTACCTAAAGTATTATGTGAAGTATTATTTAAGCCTATGATTAATTGGGTTATTGATGCTTGCCACAATGCCGATATTAACAACATTTGTGCAGTAACAGGCTATAAAAGTGAACTTGTTGAAAATATTTTAGAAGATAATATCAGCACCGCTATTCAAAAAGAGCAAAAAGGTACAGGTCACGCTGTAATGATGGCAAAAAATTTCTTAGAGAAAAATATAGATGGTGATGTTATTGTTCTTTGCGGCGATGCCCCATTTATGGATTCAACAACAATCCAAAATGCTTATGATATGCACAAAAAGCAAAACAACGCAATCACTGTAATTACAGCAAGACTTGATGATCCAACCGGATACGGACGTATTGTTCGTAATCGATACGGTCTTGAGCGTATTGTAGAACAAAAAGATGCATCAAACAATGAGCTTTTAATTAACGAAGTAAATTCAGGTGCTTATTGGTTTAATGTAAAATACTTATTAGAAGTTCTTTTTGATATTGATGATTCTAATTCACAAGGTGAGTATTATCTTCCTGATACAATTGCACTTTCTTTGGCAAAAGGAAGAAAAGTAAATGCTTATATTTCCGATAACCCAGATGTTATTTTGGGGGCAAACTCTCGCCGTGACCTTTGCAATTTAAACGCAATTGCAAATCGGAGAGTAATTGATAACCATTTTGACAACGGTGTTGAATTTGTAAGCTTAGACGGCGTACTGATTTCTCCTGAGGTTAAAATTGGAAAAGGAACCGTTATTCTTCCGTCAACTATACTAAAAGGAACAACAGAAATTGGCTCAGGATGTTCAATTGGTCCAAATAGTTTAGTTCAAAATTCAAAAATCGAGAATAATGTTGTTTTTAACGCGTCACAATGTTATAATTCTTTTATTGCGAGCAATGTAACAATTGGTCCATTCTGCCACATAAGACCAAATAGCACAATTAAAGAGGGCGTTCATCTAGGCGATTTCGTTGAAATTAAGAACTCTGTGGTTGGCGAAAATACACACGTTTCTCACCTTACTTATGTGGGTGACAGCGATGTTGGTAAGAACGTTAACTTTGGCTGTGGTGTAGTTACCGTAAACTACAATGGAAAAACCAAAGCAAGATGCACCATTGAAGATGATGCTTTCATTGGTTGTAACACCAATTTAGTTGCTCCTGTAAAGGTTGGAAAACGTGGTTATACCGCTGCCGGTTCAACAATTACCGAAGATGTTCCGGATGCAAGTTTGGCAATCGCTCGTAGCCGTCAAATTAACAAAGAGGGTTATAACAAATAA